Below is a window of Planococcus rifietoensis DNA.
CGCCGCTTTGATCCACGGATGGGCCGTCAATGCACCGAGCGTGGTGATGCCGCCCATCGATGTTCCTCCGACAGCCGGTTCTCCACTAATTAGCTGACGCTTGTGCAATTCGTTATGCAAAAAGCCCAGTTCTTCGATAGACGTCAAAACGATTTCCCAAAAGCGCAGGCTGATCTGGACCTCATCAAGCGATTGATCCCGCTCCCCGTGAAGCAATGCATCCGGCAAGATGACACGGACCCCTTTTTTAGCCCATTGCCAGGCATAATGCAAATTATGTTCCTTTGCACTCGTATGCCCGTGCAAAAAAATAACGGTCGGCAACGGACCACCTTCGTGGCCTTCAGGTGTTATATGTAAGATCGGGATATTCCCCCATAATTCGTTCGCTACTTTCATGCGCTTCACTCCTCACCCTAAATCCTACCAATTTTTTTCTGTTCCCGCAAATTCCGGCATTGCCGTCAGGTTTTTTTGACGGATAGCCTCTATTATCGCTAAACTGAAGGTAGATAGAAGGGAGCCGGATTTTTATATGAAACAACATTTAATCGTACTCGACTTGGACGGAACATTATTGACCGACCAAAAAGTCATTTCACCTAAAACCAAGACTATTTTGAATCAAGCTCAACTAGCAGGCCACCAGGTCATGATTGCGACTGGGCGCCCATACCGCGCAAGCGAAATCTATTACCGCGAACTTGGCCTCAACACGCCGATTGTCAATTTCAATGGAGCTTTTGTCCATCACCCGAATGACGAACGCTGGGGGCTCCACCATACGCCGATCGGCTTGGATGTCGTACACGAAGTCGTCGAATCGATGCACGCTTTCGATTTCCACAACATCGTCGCGGAAGTATTGGATGATGTGTATGTCCACCACCATGATGAGAAACTGATGGACATTTTCAGTTTCGGTGACCCTAGCATCACCACGGGAGATTTGCGCAATTATTTAAAGACTGATCCGACGTCGATGCTTATCCACGCACCTTACGAAAAAGTCCACGCCATCCACGACCACCTTTCGGAAGTGCATGCGGAAGTCATTGACCATCGCCGCTGGGGCGCACCGTGGCACGTTATTGAAATTGTCCGCTCTGGCATGAACAAAGCTGTCGGCATCGACCGTGTCTCAAAATCATTGGGCATCGCGAAAGAGCATATCATCGCATTTGGCGATGAAGACAACGATCTGGAAATGATCGACTTTGCGGGAGTCGGTGTTGCCATGGGCAATGCCATTTCCCCTCTGAAAAATATCGCCAACGAGATCACCCTGACGAATAATGAAGACGGCATCGCTGAATTGCTGATGGACCGCTTGAAATTGAAACTTTAAAGGAGGAAGATCCATGAGATTATTCGCAGATAGCGCATCTGATTTACCGAAAGCTTTTTTCGAACAGGAACACGTCGTCCTGTTCCCTTTGCGCGTCCATATCGGAGACGCTGAGTACGAAGACATTCGGACCATCGATTCCATGAAAGTCTATGATGCCATCCGCTCCGGCGTCCATCCGAAAACATCTCAAGCCTCTCCAGAAGAAATGCTTAAGGCATTCGAACAATTGGCGAAAGATAAAGAAGACGGATTCTACATCGCCTTTTCCTCGGAATTGTCCGGAACCTATGCGACAGCCGTCATGGTGGCAGACCAAGTACGAGAAGAATACCCGGAC
It encodes the following:
- a CDS encoding alpha/beta fold hydrolase; protein product: MKVANELWGNIPILHITPEGHEGGPLPTVIFLHGHTSAKEHNLHYAWQWAKKGVRVILPDALLHGERDQSLDEVQISLRFWEIVLTSIEELGFLHNELHKRQLISGEPAVGGTSMGGITTLGALTAHPWIKAAAVMMGSGNYVELAKAQMRQYESRGFDLPLTDEEREGMLQALSRFDISLNRQSFGGRPVFFWHGVKDPTVPFEPTNRLFHALQQDYAAYPERLAFMKETEAAHAVSRKGMLSATAWIADRLSE
- a CDS encoding Cof-type HAD-IIB family hydrolase; the protein is MKQHLIVLDLDGTLLTDQKVISPKTKTILNQAQLAGHQVMIATGRPYRASEIYYRELGLNTPIVNFNGAFVHHPNDERWGLHHTPIGLDVVHEVVESMHAFDFHNIVAEVLDDVYVHHHDEKLMDIFSFGDPSITTGDLRNYLKTDPTSMLIHAPYEKVHAIHDHLSEVHAEVIDHRRWGAPWHVIEIVRSGMNKAVGIDRVSKSLGIAKEHIIAFGDEDNDLEMIDFAGVGVAMGNAISPLKNIANEITLTNNEDGIAELLMDRLKLKL